In Gorilla gorilla gorilla isolate KB3781 chromosome 12, NHGRI_mGorGor1-v2.1_pri, whole genome shotgun sequence, the following are encoded in one genomic region:
- the LOC134756700 gene encoding N-lysine methyltransferase KMT5A-like, whose amino-acid sequence MSKPRAVEAAAAAAAVAAMAPGPEMVERRGPGRSRTDGENVFTRQSKIYSYMSPNKCSGMRFPLQEENSVTHHQVKCQGKPLARIYRKREEKRNAGNAVRSAMKSEEQKIKDARIGPLVPFPNQKSEAAEPPKTPPSSCDSTNAAIAKQALRKPIKGKQAPRKKAQGKTQQNRKLTDFYPVRRSSRKSKAELQSEERKRIDELIESGKEEGMKIDLIDGKGRGVIATKQFSRGDFVVEYHGDLIEITDAKKREALYAQDPSTGCYMYYFQYLSKTYCVDATRETNCLGRPINHSKCGNCQTKLHDIDGVPHLTLIASQDMAAGEELLYDYGDRSKASIEAHPWLKH is encoded by the coding sequence ATGTCCAAGCCCCGCGCGGtggaggcggcggcggcagcggcggcggtgGCAGCGATGGCCCCGGGCCCAGAGATGGTGGAGCGGAGGGGCCCGGGGAGGTCCCGCACCGACGGGGAGAACGTATTTACCAGGCAGTCAAAGATCTATTCCTACATGAGCCCGAACAAATGCTCTGGAATGCGTTTCCCCCTTCAGGAAGAGAACTCAGttacacatcaccaagtcaaatGCCAGGGGAAACCATTAGCCAGAATCTACAGGAaacgagaagagaaaagaaatgctggGAACGCAGTACGGAGCGCCATGAAGTCTGAGGAACAGAAGATCAAAGACGCCAGGATAGGTCCCCTGGTACCTTTTCCAAACCAAAAATCTGAAGCAGCAGAACCTCCAAAAACTCCACCCTCATCTTGTGATTCCACCAATGCAGCCATCGCCAAGCAAGCCCTGAGAAAGCCCATCAAGGGCAAACAGGCCCCCCGAAAAAAAGCTCAAGGAAAAACGCAACAGAATCGCAAACTTACGGATTTCTACCCTGTCCGAAGGAGCTCCAGGAAGAGCAAAGCTGAGCTGCAgtctgaagaaaggaaaagaatagatgaattgattgaaagtgggaaggaagaaggaatgaagatTGACCTCATCGATGGCAAAGGCAGGGGTGTGATTGCCACCAAGCAGTTCTCCCGGGGTGACTTTGTGGTGGAATACCACGGGGACCTCATCGAGATCACCGACGCCAAGAAACGGGAGGCTCTGTACGCACAGGACCCTTCCACGGGCTGCTACATGTACTATTTTCAGTATCTGAGCAAAACCTACTGCGTGGATGCAACTAGAGAGACAAATTGCCTAGGAAGACCGATCAATCACAGCAAATGTGGGAACTGCCAAACCAAACTGCACGACATCGACGGCGTACCTCACCTCACCCTCATCGCCTCCCAAGACATGGCGGCTGGGGAGGAGCTCCTGTATGACTATGGGGACCGCAGCAAGGCTTCCATTGAAGCCCACCCGTGGCTGAAGCATTAA